A stretch of Methylogaea oryzae DNA encodes these proteins:
- a CDS encoding respiratory chain complex I subunit 1 family protein, which yields MADQLMAWLLAVLETLLFIGAAPLLAGWIKRVKCRLQNRKPPSLLQPYRDLRKLWRKQPIVPHPASWIFRIAPYVVFASAVLAASIVPLLAVNLPTERIADVIVLVGLFALGRTFLVLAGMDIGTAFGGMGSSREMTISSLAEPAMLMAVFTLAMSAHTTNLSQAMDYVLDTGLALRPSFVFAMLGLMLVAVAETGRIPVDNPATHLELTMIHEAMVLEYSGRYLGLMEWAAQIKLMLYGVLIVNIFLPWGIANELSWAALAVGLAAVTLKLALLAVVLALSEALFAKMRVFRVQEYLSFAYLLSVLGMLSHIILEAPHVHH from the coding sequence ATGGCTGATCAGCTGATGGCGTGGCTGCTGGCGGTGTTGGAAACCCTGCTGTTCATCGGCGCGGCGCCTTTGCTGGCGGGCTGGATCAAGCGCGTCAAATGCCGGCTGCAGAACCGTAAGCCGCCGTCGCTGCTGCAACCGTATCGGGACTTGCGCAAGTTGTGGCGCAAGCAGCCCATCGTGCCCCATCCCGCTTCCTGGATTTTCCGCATCGCGCCCTACGTCGTGTTCGCCTCGGCGGTGTTGGCGGCTTCCATCGTGCCCTTGCTGGCGGTGAATCTGCCCACCGAGCGCATCGCCGACGTCATCGTGCTGGTGGGGCTGTTCGCCCTGGGGCGGACCTTCCTGGTGCTGGCCGGCATGGACATCGGCACCGCTTTCGGCGGCATGGGGTCGTCGCGGGAGATGACCATTTCCTCCCTGGCCGAGCCGGCCATGCTCATGGCGGTATTTACCCTGGCCATGAGCGCCCACACCACCAACTTGTCGCAGGCCATGGACTACGTGCTGGACACCGGCTTGGCGTTGCGCCCGTCTTTCGTGTTCGCCATGTTGGGCCTGATGCTGGTGGCGGTGGCGGAGACCGGCCGCATCCCGGTGGACAATCCCGCCACCCATTTGGAATTGACTATGATCCACGAGGCCATGGTCCTGGAATACAGCGGACGCTACCTGGGCCTGATGGAATGGGCGGCGCAGATCAAGCTCATGCTGTACGGCGTGCTCATCGTCAATATCTTCCTGCCCTGGGGCATCGCCAACGAACTGAGCTGGGCGGCCTTAGCTGTCGGCTTGGCGGCGGTCACCCTCAAGCTGGCGCTGTTGGCGGTGGTGCTGGCGCTGTCCGAGGCGCTGTTCGCCAAGATGCGGGTGTTCCGCGTGCAGGAATACTTGAGCTTCGCGTATCTGTTGAGCGTCCTGGGGATGCTGAGCCACATCATTCTGGAGGCGCCGCATGTCCATCACTGA
- a CDS encoding hydrogenase 4 subunit F — protein MIGVYLILALPLAGMAILALQRDSRKAGRINVLCNGLALAASVWLALDVLWRGPRLSPGKLLYIDSFNVYLVALTAFVGLTTSIFSGPYMAHEREIGRIGSRRLRLYYSMYQGFMLAMYLVLTTNSMGVMWVAMEGATLATVLLVSLYRTPESVEAAWKYFILCGVGIAQALFGTILLYFAAEQVQGLGGDALLWTVLHEHAAALNPSILALAFVFLLVGYGTKIGLVPLHQWLPDAHSEGPTPMSAILSGLLLNDALYAVVRCKMVVDGSLGNHTAGNLMMGFGMLSFLVAALFLHRQSDIKRLFSYSSIEHMGLMTFAFGVGSPWATFAALFHMTTHSLTKSAIFVTVGHASQLAGTQRMDKIRGLIRTQPAVGWGLLIGTVAIAGFPPFGVFASEFLVLVATMQDYPWLTPLLLLGVGTAFAGLFRHLQPMVYGDAPEGLRPIKANLLPVMIHLALVLWLGLAIPAFLGDWFNQATRLISGGLPL, from the coding sequence ATGATCGGCGTCTACCTGATCCTGGCCTTGCCCTTGGCCGGCATGGCGATTCTGGCCCTGCAGCGCGATAGCCGCAAAGCCGGCCGCATCAACGTGCTATGCAACGGGCTGGCGCTGGCGGCATCGGTGTGGCTGGCGCTGGACGTGTTGTGGCGGGGACCGCGGTTGTCGCCCGGCAAACTGCTGTATATCGATTCCTTCAACGTCTACCTGGTGGCCTTGACCGCTTTCGTCGGCCTGACCACCTCGATTTTCTCAGGCCCCTACATGGCCCACGAGCGGGAGATCGGCCGCATCGGTTCGCGCCGCTTGCGCCTGTATTACTCCATGTACCAGGGCTTCATGCTGGCCATGTATTTGGTGCTGACCACCAACAGCATGGGGGTGATGTGGGTGGCGATGGAAGGGGCGACCCTGGCCACCGTGCTGCTGGTCAGCTTGTACCGTACGCCGGAATCGGTGGAAGCGGCCTGGAAGTATTTCATCCTGTGCGGCGTCGGCATCGCCCAGGCGCTGTTCGGCACCATCCTGCTGTATTTCGCCGCCGAACAGGTGCAGGGGCTGGGCGGCGACGCGCTGCTGTGGACGGTGCTGCACGAGCACGCCGCCGCGCTCAATCCCAGTATCCTGGCGCTGGCCTTCGTCTTCCTGCTGGTGGGGTACGGCACCAAGATCGGGCTGGTGCCTCTGCACCAGTGGCTGCCCGACGCCCACTCGGAAGGCCCGACGCCCATGTCGGCCATCCTCTCCGGCCTGTTGCTCAACGACGCCTTGTACGCGGTGGTGCGCTGCAAAATGGTGGTGGATGGCTCCCTGGGCAACCACACGGCGGGCAATCTGATGATGGGCTTCGGGATGCTGTCCTTCCTGGTGGCGGCGCTGTTCCTGCATCGCCAGAGCGACATCAAGCGGCTGTTCAGTTATTCCTCCATCGAGCACATGGGACTGATGACCTTCGCTTTCGGCGTGGGCAGTCCCTGGGCCACTTTCGCCGCCTTGTTCCACATGACCACCCATTCCCTCACCAAGTCGGCGATTTTCGTCACCGTGGGCCACGCTTCCCAGCTGGCCGGCACCCAGCGCATGGACAAGATACGCGGCTTGATCCGCACCCAGCCCGCCGTCGGCTGGGGCTTGCTGATCGGCACGGTGGCCATCGCCGGTTTTCCGCCCTTCGGCGTGTTCGCCAGCGAGTTCCTGGTGCTGGTCGCCACCATGCAGGATTATCCCTGGCTCACGCCGTTGCTGTTGCTCGGCGTGGGCACCGCTTTCGCCGGCTTGTTCCGCCACTTGCAGCCCATGGTTTACGGCGACGCGCCGGAGGGCTTGCGGCCCATCAAGGCCAATTTGTTGCCGGTGATGATCCACCTGGCCTTGGTGTTGTGGCTGGGACTGGCGATCCCGGCGTTCCTCGGCGATTGGTTCAACCAGGCGACGCGCTTGATTTCCGGGGGGCTGCCGCTGTGA